A stretch of the Drosophila sulfurigaster albostrigata strain 15112-1811.04 chromosome 2L, ASM2355843v2, whole genome shotgun sequence genome encodes the following:
- the LOC133848963 gene encoding putative odorant-binding protein A5, producing MDSKAFTMHFHYGFLLCVLCLTRAEHDELNVRRVMKELEVIPDVLKEPPKELLKLSFDNELEIEEGKVYTPTELKFPPKLEWNADPGTFYTIVMLSPDAPSRENPIYRSWLHWLVVNVPGLDVAKGQAISEYYGPLPPKDSGLCRYVVLVYQQAEKLDIEEKKMDLKNAEDHSNFDVERFTQKYDMNDPLAGNVFQSKWDDYVPELMKMLYDVSE from the exons ATGGACTCAAAAGCATTTACAATGCATTTCCACTACGGTTTCTTGCTCTGCGTGTTGTGTTTGACTCGGGCCGAGCATGACGAGTTGAATGTGCGACGGGTGATGAAGGAGTTGGAGGTGATACCTGATGTCCTCAAGGAGCCGCCCAAGGAACTGCTAAAG TTGAGCTTCGACAACGAACTGGAGATTGAGGAGGGCAAAGTTTATACGCCCACGGAACTGAAATTCCCCCCGAAACTCGAATGGAATGCCGATCCAGGAACGTTTTACACTATTGTCATGTTGAGTCCCGATGCACCGAGTCGTGAGAATCCCATCTATCGTTCGTGGCTACATTGGCTGGTTGTCAATGTGCCCGGCCTCGATGTGGCCAAGGGTCAAGCGATTTCTGAATACTATGGTCCTTTGCCCCCCAAAGACAGCGGTCTGTGTCGCTATGTGGTGTTGGTCTATCAGCAGGCAGAGAAATTGGATATTGAGGAAAAGAAAATGGATCTGAAAAATGCCGAGGATCATAGCAACTTCGATGTGGAGCGTTTTACGCAGAAATACGATATGAACGATCCATTGGCTGGCAATGTTTTCCAGTCCAAGTGGGATGACTACGTGCCGGAGCTCATGAAAATGTTGTACgatgtgagtgagtga
- the LOC133843017 gene encoding dynein light chain 1, cytoplasmic-like has translation MSDRKAVIKNADMSEEMQQDCVDCATQALEKYNIEKDIAAYIKKEFDKKYNPTWHCIVGRNFGSYVTHETRHFIYFYLGQVAVLLFKSG, from the coding sequence ATGTCGGACCGCAAAGCAGTTATCAAAAATGCAGACATGAGCGAGGAGATGCAACAGGATTGCGTGGATTGTGCAACACAGGCGCTGGAGAAGTACAACATTGAGAAGGACATTGCGGCCTACATTAAAAAAGAGTTTGACAAGAAGTACAATCCAACCTGGCATTGCATTGTCGGTCGCAACTTTGGCTCCTATGTGACACATGAGACACGTCATTTTATCTACTTCTACTTGGGTCAGGTGGCTGTGTTGCTCTTCAAGAGCGGTTAA
- the LOC133843043 gene encoding dynein light chain 1, cytoplasmic-like — translation MSDRKVVIKDADMSEEMQQDCVDCATQALEKYNIERDIAAYIKKEFDKKYNPTWHCIVGRKFGSYVSHDTRHFINFYLGKRVVLLFKSG, via the coding sequence ATGTCGGACCGTAAGGTAGTTATCAAGGATGCAGACATGAGCGAGGAGATGCAACAGGATTGCGTGGATTGTGCCACACAGGCGCTGGAGAAGTACAATATTGAGAGGGACATTGCGGCCTACATCAAAAAAGAGTTTGACAAGAAGTACAATCCAACCTGGCATTGCATTGTCGGCCGCAAGTTTGGCTCCTATGTGAGCCATGACACACGTCATTTTATTAACTTCTACTTGGGAAAGCGGGTTGTGTTGCTCTTCAAGAGCGGTTAA
- the LOC133843026 gene encoding dynein light chain 1, cytoplasmic has translation MSDRKAVIKNADMSEEMQQDAVDCATQALEKYNIEKDIAAYIKKEFDKKYNPTWHCIVGRNFGSYVTHETRHFIYFYLGQVAILLFKSG, from the coding sequence ATGTCGGACCGCAAGGCAGTTATCAAGAATGCAGACATGAGCGAGGAGATGCAACAGGATGCTGTGGATTGTGCAACACAGGCGCTGGAGAAGTACAATATTGAGAAGGACATTGCAGCGTACATCAAGAAGGAGTTTGACAAGAAATATAATCCAACCTGGCATTGCATTGTCGGCCGCAACTTTGGCTCCTATGTGACCCATGAGACACGTCACTTCATCTATTTCTACTTGGGGCAAGTGGCCATATTACTCTTCAAGAGCGGTTAA